A genomic window from Sphingobacterium spiritivorum includes:
- a CDS encoding RagB/SusD family nutrient uptake outer membrane protein has product MKRIIFILFAFIITFSSSCNKWLDVKPENEQISDSYWSNKEEVEAVLGAAYVKMQQSVQLMLVWGEARGNGLSLGGFINNDLQRFKSFDVIPSNSFVKWSNFYSIINYANMVIRYAPEVVAKDPSFNEATMRSYLSEAYYLRALAYFYIVRNFKDAPLILEPYMDDQTSFEIATSTSAQIFTQIISDLQQSIGSSKEFWPTVWESKGRVTKWAVYATLADVYLWTEQYDLAIEACDKVLNSGRVGLIQGKVNTKNNWFTIFSPGNSNEGIFEIQFDFTKNQTNSLVSWFGSSYNWIISPLMVARFQQNPDDIRGLGASYSGVDFKVWKYLGSEGGTTIPRQNSDQNWILYRMADIYLMKAEAYVMKGASHYQEALDLVSAVRARAGITQPLSIASNQLEMLNIVLNEKALEFIGEGKRWYDLLRVGKRNNYEYKDYLIEQVLLGTAGGSSPIIRSKLLNNNSHYLPIHIDELKSNRLLVQNPYYDSLN; this is encoded by the coding sequence ATGAAAAGGATCATTTTTATTCTTTTTGCCTTTATAATAACATTCAGCAGTTCGTGCAATAAATGGTTAGATGTAAAGCCCGAAAACGAGCAGATCAGCGACTCCTACTGGTCTAATAAGGAAGAAGTAGAGGCCGTACTGGGAGCTGCATATGTAAAGATGCAGCAGTCTGTACAATTGATGCTGGTCTGGGGAGAAGCCCGTGGAAACGGCTTGTCATTAGGCGGTTTTATTAATAACGATCTGCAGCGTTTCAAATCATTCGACGTTATCCCTTCCAATTCGTTTGTGAAATGGTCTAACTTCTATAGTATTATCAATTACGCCAATATGGTTATCCGCTATGCACCGGAAGTAGTGGCAAAAGATCCTTCGTTTAATGAAGCAACTATGCGGTCTTACCTGTCAGAAGCTTATTATCTCAGAGCATTAGCCTATTTCTACATCGTACGTAATTTTAAGGATGCTCCACTGATCCTGGAACCTTATATGGATGATCAGACTTCTTTTGAAATCGCAACCTCGACCTCCGCTCAGATCTTTACACAGATTATTTCCGATCTGCAACAATCCATCGGTAGCAGCAAAGAATTTTGGCCTACAGTATGGGAATCCAAAGGACGGGTAACCAAATGGGCAGTGTATGCCACATTAGCCGATGTATACCTATGGACAGAACAGTATGATCTGGCTATCGAAGCCTGCGATAAAGTATTAAACTCCGGACGTGTAGGACTGATACAGGGAAAAGTAAATACCAAAAATAATTGGTTTACCATCTTCAGTCCGGGCAATTCGAATGAAGGAATTTTTGAAATACAGTTTGACTTTACAAAAAATCAGACTAATAGCCTTGTTAGTTGGTTTGGATCTTCTTACAACTGGATTATCTCCCCGCTGATGGTTGCCAGATTTCAGCAGAATCCGGATGATATACGTGGTCTTGGAGCATCTTATTCAGGTGTTGATTTCAAGGTCTGGAAATATCTGGGTTCTGAAGGCGGAACTACTATTCCACGTCAGAATAGTGACCAGAACTGGATACTCTACCGTATGGCTGATATCTACCTGATGAAAGCAGAAGCATATGTTATGAAAGGAGCCAGTCATTACCAGGAAGCGCTGGATCTGGTTTCAGCTGTGCGCGCACGTGCCGGAATCACACAGCCCCTCTCTATTGCATCTAATCAGTTGGAGATGCTGAACATCGTATTAAATGAAAAAGCTCTTGAATTTATAGGCGAGGGAAAAAGATGGTACGACCTGCTTCGTGTCGGTAAAAGAAACAATTACGAATATAAAGATTACCTCATCGAACAGGTGCTGTTGGGTACTGCGGGAGGTTCATCTCCGATAATACGGTCCAAATTATTAAATAACAATTCGCACTACCTGCCGATTCATATTGACGAGTTGAAATCAAATCGCCTATTGGTGCAGAATCCCTATTACGATAGCTTAAACTAA
- a CDS encoding fasciclin domain-containing protein, which produces MKRIYNLHRTIQALLLLFPLLLVNSCKDSFEDKTFTAYDEFPISVYLNQHPDQFSRWVEVLKQADLYNTLNLNANYTHFVPVNEGVDRYLKAKGYTSVQDMSKEDAAYLVRYHLIAGTVIDLGQFQSGAIDELNETDDNLSIEFRGGGLEAVYLNGLSRFKKFDVKATNGIIHIIEDVLVPLTETITDRLQQEKFSIFYEAVKMAGYEERLKTVYTPSTDEQGNPIEIRYRYTAFAVANQTFAADNISSITDLVTKLSANNGLPYTDVKNPLNQYVAYHLLGQLRDYASLGQFPSGQRKMNINTLADKQLIKMSEGQGELLLNSNAANTTGIKFVEFNVLCKNGVLHEVNNWMPVFTPERVSVIWELSDYPDVEANVTQFKKANLSAQYNKTFVTGDLKSIIWSARPETRSNVLIYRNSRPADGIYYSDVLNHDHLRVTLGESGWIEMNSPVIVKGKYKVTFFWPSPIQATSTGICSFILDGVLMRDKHTISNTRTDRQLEQALGNVTFEETTSHKLRILSLDGKLITLDYIRFDPID; this is translated from the coding sequence ATGAAACGAATTTACAACTTACACCGAACGATACAGGCGTTATTGCTGTTGTTTCCGCTGTTGCTGGTCAATAGCTGTAAAGATAGCTTCGAAGATAAAACTTTCACGGCTTATGATGAATTTCCGATTTCAGTATACCTCAATCAGCATCCGGATCAATTCTCCCGTTGGGTAGAAGTATTGAAGCAGGCGGATCTGTATAATACTCTTAATCTGAATGCAAATTATACCCACTTTGTGCCGGTTAATGAAGGCGTTGACCGCTATTTAAAGGCCAAAGGATATACAAGTGTGCAGGATATGTCCAAAGAAGATGCCGCTTATCTGGTCCGCTATCATCTGATCGCAGGAACAGTTATTGATCTGGGGCAGTTTCAAAGCGGAGCCATTGACGAACTTAACGAAACAGATGACAACCTGAGTATAGAGTTTAGAGGAGGAGGACTTGAGGCCGTATATCTCAACGGACTTTCCCGATTCAAAAAATTTGATGTTAAAGCTACCAACGGAATTATTCACATTATCGAAGATGTACTGGTTCCGTTGACCGAAACGATTACCGATCGTCTTCAACAGGAGAAATTCAGCATTTTCTATGAAGCTGTGAAAATGGCCGGTTATGAAGAACGTCTGAAAACGGTGTATACACCTTCTACAGATGAACAGGGTAACCCTATAGAAATACGGTATCGGTATACCGCATTTGCAGTAGCCAATCAGACTTTTGCTGCCGATAATATCAGCAGTATCACAGACCTGGTCACGAAATTATCTGCTAATAATGGTCTGCCTTATACAGATGTCAAGAATCCTCTGAATCAGTATGTCGCTTATCATCTTCTGGGACAGTTGAGAGATTATGCCAGTCTGGGGCAGTTCCCTTCAGGACAGCGTAAGATGAATATCAATACTCTGGCAGATAAGCAGCTGATCAAAATGTCGGAAGGACAGGGAGAATTATTATTAAACAGTAATGCGGCCAATACCACAGGAATCAAATTTGTAGAATTCAATGTCCTTTGTAAAAATGGGGTTTTGCATGAAGTGAATAACTGGATGCCGGTATTTACACCGGAGCGGGTATCCGTGATCTGGGAGTTGTCCGATTATCCGGATGTAGAAGCTAATGTGACGCAGTTTAAGAAAGCAAACCTGAGTGCACAGTATAACAAAACATTTGTTACCGGAGATCTCAAAAGTATTATCTGGAGTGCTCGCCCGGAGACGCGCAGCAATGTGCTGATATACCGTAACAGCCGGCCGGCAGACGGTATCTATTACAGCGATGTGCTGAATCACGATCATCTTCGGGTTACGTTGGGTGAGTCAGGCTGGATAGAAATGAATAGTCCGGTAATCGTCAAGGGGAAATATAAAGTGACCTTCTTCTGGCCGAGTCCTATTCAGGCAACGTCTACAGGTATCTGTTCATTTATTCTGGATGGCGTATTGATGCGGGATAAACATACCATCAGCAACACCCGGACAGACAGACAACTGGAACAGGCGCTTGGCAATGTCACTTTTGAAGAGACAACATCTCACAAACTGCGTATACTTTCTTTAGATGGAAAGCTGATTACGCTGGATTATATACGATTTGATCCTATAGACTAA
- a CDS encoding fasciclin domain-containing protein — translation MKRLIFALLAAVICFSSCKKAWESHYGTTDGTTTVSPLNLLDYLKSKPEYSKFVAKLEETGLAQELQRDQYLTVWAVSNEQMDRLAQLNLDEKYVMGYHINNLTYDVSKLKKGLRLKTLNGKYLSINEDASGKYQIGDAAIVNGNQLCKNGVVHEINELMKPDVSIYEYLEGLGSDYSIIRDTILRLNDTIFDLANSVPIGVDPTGNTVYDSAYVIKNPIFEKANIRSEFVQVSMFLPSNQVLNNCFNDLRSLYAQFGKTFEQDDYLKAMSWIKEAIFYNTLVDNYGSEENIYSAFNKLWKTSVQQVNPAYKRMSNGRIFEISKLKVPNNVHIDMIKQFFHYWEYVPDNEKGNLFTVLNATSVVPTDRDNASFPTLGLEYKYRTLVLRGAKIAGAPLSIDFTPVLTVRNSDGSTGYKVVEVPPGEYNLYMGFRSSTHPFVNIYIDGKLIKSALNVEPSTPWNYDRSTNTVGSTKYNGWGGLVGPVIIDGNQVRRFKIKVEFAGLGKGTVEQIELYHWALIPTQNNY, via the coding sequence ATGAAAAGATTAATTTTTGCTCTATTGGCAGCAGTGATCTGCTTTTCGAGCTGTAAAAAAGCCTGGGAGAGCCACTATGGAACGACAGATGGTACCACTACCGTATCTCCATTAAATCTGTTGGACTATCTGAAATCAAAACCAGAGTATAGCAAATTTGTCGCAAAACTAGAGGAAACAGGACTGGCACAAGAGCTGCAAAGAGACCAGTATCTCACTGTGTGGGCTGTCAGTAACGAACAGATGGATCGTCTTGCACAATTAAATCTGGATGAAAAATATGTGATGGGCTATCATATCAACAATCTTACATATGATGTCTCTAAACTCAAAAAAGGATTACGCCTGAAGACATTGAATGGAAAGTATCTGTCCATTAATGAGGATGCTTCTGGTAAATATCAGATAGGAGATGCGGCGATCGTAAATGGTAATCAATTATGCAAAAACGGAGTCGTCCACGAGATTAATGAACTCATGAAACCGGATGTAAGTATCTATGAATACCTGGAAGGGCTGGGATCAGATTATTCCATTATCCGGGATACCATTCTGCGACTCAATGATACTATTTTTGATCTGGCAAACAGTGTCCCTATTGGTGTGGATCCTACCGGAAACACCGTTTACGATTCAGCTTATGTGATTAAGAACCCGATTTTCGAAAAGGCGAATATCCGTTCAGAATTTGTGCAGGTCAGTATGTTTTTACCAAGCAATCAGGTACTGAACAATTGTTTTAATGATTTGAGAAGCCTTTATGCTCAATTTGGAAAAACATTTGAACAGGATGATTATCTCAAAGCCATGTCCTGGATCAAGGAAGCCATCTTCTATAATACACTGGTCGATAATTACGGCAGTGAAGAAAATATCTATTCGGCTTTCAACAAACTTTGGAAAACAAGTGTGCAGCAGGTAAATCCGGCTTATAAACGGATGAGTAACGGCAGAATATTTGAAATCTCAAAGTTGAAAGTACCGAATAACGTACATATCGATATGATCAAGCAGTTTTTTCACTATTGGGAATACGTACCGGATAATGAAAAAGGAAACCTGTTTACCGTACTGAATGCAACAAGTGTCGTACCGACAGATCGCGATAATGCAAGTTTCCCAACGCTGGGGCTGGAATACAAATACCGCACACTGGTACTCAGAGGCGCAAAAATCGCAGGAGCTCCGCTCTCTATAGACTTTACACCAGTACTGACTGTTCGCAACAGCGACGGGTCTACAGGTTATAAAGTGGTAGAAGTACCTCCCGGAGAATATAATCTGTATATGGGATTCCGGTCATCTACCCATCCTTTTGTAAACATCTATATCGATGGCAAACTGATCAAAAGCGCACTCAATGTAGAACCGTCCACACCATGGAACTATGACCGTTCAACAAATACAGTTGGCAGCACCAAATATAACGGTTGGGGAGGATTGGTTGGTCCGGTCATTATAGATGGTAATCAGGTGAGACGATTTAAAATAAAAGTAGAATTTGCCGGATTAGGTAAAGGAACGGTTGAACAAATAGAATTATATCATTGGGCGTTGATTCCCACACAAAACAATTATTAA
- a CDS encoding SusC/RagA family TonB-linked outer membrane protein, with protein sequence MNILYKILLVSSVIGLCSVEQAFAQRIIKGKVLSSYNNAAVANAIVSIKNSAASAQTNKNGDFSLKVDDVGTSALITVWSPGFHELQVSTLKRDSLVVTLVPDTRFRFDEVKEGIFANKGTSVLYNQDFKEGVYNIEDVLAGEFSGLNVINKSGMPTEGSVLNFRGIRTLTADNSPLIILNGMPYFPDNETSTIIGGYSRSVFNAINPQDVKSIRLLKGPEAAVYGSLASNGVLIIETSSADDLETVIEFKGNYGIGYNNKRIPVLQGSDFKNFIGDVGMSQFADMNDMISYFPFLRDDPNYYYNFLYNNHTDWQNEIYTPAFVTDNHLRIKGGDAIAKYDLSLGVMDQNGTLENSKSTRYSTRLNSTLTLGKKFDLSASVALTYATNKLHEQGMLQATNPMLASLYQAPILSPYRKDDQNNILPDYDIVRQFNVSNPLALLNTTTINSDIYDVFVNAGVKYKATRDINVYGTFGLFSSYNRQSTFIPGLSSRTILPLENGIALNSARSGSGKNSNIYYKINADYTKQLDESNIQAGAGFQGMITDREYDAGFGRNTSSDFYRTLNYVNAAGRAFEGYNESWNWMSFYGFVQYDWRNLVKASTYLSSDGASSTGVDVSRFGFYPGVDLSFVLSNTSVFKDISSLDLLTLNAGYSKTANSRYSSKLSQAYYSSQIYRQLAGIVVGNIPNTSLNREDVRNWDVSLIASLWKKRLNLSASYYHTTAKDVVQAVPVTPIAGIENMYVNGATLLNTGFEFDANLTLIEKKDFGFTIGGNLSTLKNEVKSLNSIDQKITTAPYGMTLITQVGGSPYDFYGHQFNGVISNSAEASRLNLTDFKNLPFEAGDAIFEDINKDGIIDKDDRKSLGNALPKFYGSGFIDVRFKKLTLRGYVTFSKGNKMYNAVRRSLEDMSSYKNQSTAILNRWQEEGQFTAIPKATYADPMGNSRFSDRWIEDASYLRLSNVVLKYNFGTQKFKLLNNTEIYISGENIYTWTKYLGLDPVTAYSYDVSLLGADYGKIPLPRTFKLGVNLKL encoded by the coding sequence GTGAATATATTATATAAAATTTTGCTTGTAAGCTCGGTTATAGGTTTGTGCAGCGTGGAGCAGGCCTTTGCACAGCGGATAATAAAAGGGAAGGTACTGAGCTCCTATAATAATGCTGCAGTAGCAAATGCAATTGTTTCCATAAAAAACAGTGCCGCATCAGCGCAGACCAATAAAAACGGAGATTTTTCATTGAAGGTCGACGACGTCGGTACTTCCGCCCTTATTACTGTATGGAGTCCCGGATTTCACGAACTGCAGGTCAGTACACTCAAACGGGATTCTCTGGTTGTGACGTTGGTTCCCGATACACGATTCAGATTTGACGAAGTCAAAGAAGGTATTTTTGCAAATAAAGGGACCTCAGTTTTATACAATCAGGATTTCAAGGAAGGAGTCTATAACATTGAAGATGTGCTGGCCGGCGAATTTTCAGGACTGAATGTGATCAATAAAAGCGGAATGCCAACCGAGGGAAGCGTGCTCAACTTTCGTGGAATAAGAACTTTAACTGCAGATAATTCGCCTCTCATTATTCTCAATGGAATGCCATACTTTCCGGACAATGAGACCTCAACTATTATCGGCGGATATTCCAGAAGTGTATTTAATGCCATCAATCCGCAGGATGTCAAGAGTATCAGATTGCTGAAAGGTCCTGAAGCTGCTGTATACGGATCATTAGCCTCCAATGGCGTACTCATCATCGAGACCTCTTCTGCAGATGATCTGGAAACAGTAATTGAATTCAAAGGAAACTATGGCATAGGATACAATAACAAACGTATCCCGGTATTGCAGGGAAGCGATTTCAAAAACTTTATCGGAGATGTGGGAATGTCCCAGTTTGCGGATATGAACGATATGATCAGCTATTTTCCGTTTTTAAGAGATGATCCGAATTACTATTACAATTTTCTGTACAATAATCATACAGACTGGCAAAATGAGATCTATACACCGGCATTCGTTACAGATAATCACCTTCGTATCAAAGGAGGAGATGCCATTGCCAAATATGACCTCTCTCTGGGTGTGATGGATCAGAACGGAACATTGGAAAATAGTAAATCTACACGCTACAGTACCCGTCTTAATTCAACCCTTACATTAGGAAAGAAATTTGACCTCTCAGCCAGTGTAGCATTGACATATGCGACAAATAAACTGCATGAGCAGGGAATGCTTCAGGCAACCAACCCTATGCTAGCTTCCTTGTATCAGGCGCCGATACTCAGTCCTTACCGCAAAGATGATCAGAATAACATATTGCCGGATTACGATATCGTGAGACAATTCAATGTGTCTAATCCACTGGCCTTACTCAATACAACTACCATCAATTCGGATATATATGATGTCTTTGTCAATGCAGGTGTTAAGTACAAAGCTACCCGGGATATAAATGTGTACGGTACATTCGGACTATTCTCCAGTTATAACAGACAATCTACCTTTATTCCCGGACTGTCCAGCCGTACTATTCTGCCTCTGGAAAATGGCATAGCACTCAACTCAGCGCGCTCCGGATCAGGTAAAAACTCCAATATCTATTACAAGATAAATGCAGATTACACAAAGCAGCTGGATGAATCCAATATTCAGGCAGGTGCAGGATTTCAGGGAATGATCACCGATAGAGAATATGATGCCGGATTCGGACGCAATACCAGCTCGGATTTCTATCGTACCCTCAATTATGTAAATGCTGCAGGACGTGCTTTTGAAGGCTATAACGAATCCTGGAACTGGATGAGCTTTTATGGTTTTGTACAGTATGACTGGCGCAATTTAGTAAAAGCATCTACTTATCTCTCCTCCGATGGCGCATCCTCTACAGGAGTAGATGTGAGCCGTTTCGGATTCTATCCCGGAGTTGACCTGTCATTTGTGTTGTCAAATACAAGCGTATTCAAAGACATTAGCAGTCTGGACCTGCTGACATTGAATGCCGGATATTCCAAAACAGCAAATAGCAGGTATTCATCCAAACTCAGTCAGGCTTATTACAGCAGCCAGATTTATCGTCAGTTAGCAGGTATTGTAGTTGGCAATATTCCAAATACATCTTTAAACAGAGAAGATGTCAGAAACTGGGATGTCAGTCTGATCGCCAGTTTATGGAAAAAAAGATTGAACTTAAGTGCCTCTTACTATCATACAACAGCTAAAGATGTTGTACAGGCTGTGCCGGTCACACCGATTGCCGGTATCGAAAATATGTATGTCAACGGAGCTACACTGCTCAATACAGGGTTTGAGTTTGATGCCAACCTGACCCTTATAGAGAAAAAAGATTTCGGATTTACAATCGGAGGAAATCTGAGTACCTTGAAAAATGAAGTGAAAAGCCTGAATAGTATAGACCAGAAGATAACCACAGCTCCGTATGGCATGACACTGATCACACAGGTCGGAGGTTCACCATATGATTTTTACGGACATCAGTTCAATGGTGTAATCAGTAATTCAGCAGAGGCTTCACGTCTTAATCTGACAGACTTCAAAAACCTCCCTTTCGAAGCCGGAGATGCTATCTTTGAAGATATCAATAAAGACGGAATCATCGATAAAGATGATCGTAAGAGTTTGGGGAATGCATTACCTAAATTTTATGGATCCGGATTTATAGATGTCAGATTCAAAAAACTGACATTACGCGGATATGTCACCTTCTCTAAAGGCAACAAGATGTACAATGCCGTTCGCCGGAGCTTGGAAGATATGAGTAGCTATAAGAATCAGTCTACCGCTATCCTCAACAGGTGGCAGGAAGAGGGACAGTTTACAGCAATTCCCAAAGCAACTTATGCTGATCCGATGGGTAACAGCCGTTTTTCAGATCGCTGGATTGAAGACGCTTCTTATCTGCGCCTGAGTAATGTAGTTCTGAAATACAATTTTGGAACTCAGAAATTCAAATTGCTCAATAATACCGAAATCTACATTTCCGGGGAAAATATATACACCTGGACCAAATATCTGGGCCTCGATCCGGTGACCGCTTATAGCTATGATGTCAGTCTGTTAGGAGCCGATTATGGTAAAATTCCTTTACCACGTACATTTAAATTAGGTGTTAACCTGAAACTCTAA
- a CDS encoding RagB/SusD family nutrient uptake outer membrane protein, with protein sequence MKKNYLKIAAACAVLFFTGCSKYFEVDTNDILKDEDYVGNANELYSGYMGIAAKVQKVADQAVFLADLRTDLLEPTKNAPQDLWDLYYYREKQGNEFANPKGFYDIIINANNYLAKVIEYRKKNPKAIEEAHYNSIISGAIRFKVWSYLMIGKLYGKAAYFDDKNLDINKVGEIPVLTLDQLIPKLIDLMESGVEGVNGKNVLVWGDVLFPGVNASEQDLVWNMICPSPEPLLMELYLWNKNYSKVVEVGMPFIYDNGGGRYKIGNDDYNGEWIQFFTRSPVTKTRGLINVVPYDFERNQTNKLISYFSNTQPSVYYLKPTEAAMNRYKKQLRYDGNTLGDLYRGENYTYYMQNGEWVIRKFSRDRESASEIYKNNVHIVLYRDADVHFFMVEALNNLGKFKEAEAFLNDGIELYLSRNANNLQYPLNNAVWNVALAKNWGIRRRVNLSPVYPAGLSKDNLNTPEKIEAYKKAVDDLIIEETLMESAGEAKAYFAMIRIASRWNDPGMLANRVSAKYTGAYQQTFKQHLMNPVNWFVNYPL encoded by the coding sequence ATGAAGAAAAATTATTTGAAAATAGCAGCAGCCTGTGCAGTCTTATTTTTTACAGGCTGTTCAAAATACTTTGAAGTAGATACCAATGATATCCTGAAAGACGAAGATTACGTAGGTAATGCCAACGAACTCTATTCCGGTTATATGGGAATAGCTGCGAAAGTACAGAAAGTAGCTGATCAGGCTGTTTTTCTGGCAGACCTGCGTACAGATCTGCTGGAACCTACTAAAAATGCGCCTCAGGATCTCTGGGATCTCTATTACTATCGTGAAAAACAAGGTAATGAATTTGCAAATCCAAAAGGATTCTATGATATTATTATCAATGCAAATAATTACCTCGCAAAGGTCATAGAGTACCGAAAGAAAAATCCGAAAGCAATAGAAGAAGCGCATTACAACTCCATTATATCCGGAGCGATACGATTCAAGGTATGGTCATATCTGATGATCGGTAAACTCTATGGTAAGGCCGCTTACTTTGATGATAAAAATTTAGATATTAATAAGGTCGGAGAAATTCCGGTACTGACATTAGATCAGCTGATTCCCAAACTGATTGACCTCATGGAGTCAGGTGTAGAAGGAGTCAACGGCAAAAATGTACTCGTATGGGGAGACGTACTCTTTCCGGGAGTAAATGCGTCCGAACAGGATCTCGTGTGGAACATGATTTGCCCTTCGCCCGAACCGCTGTTGATGGAGCTGTATCTGTGGAATAAGAATTACAGCAAAGTGGTAGAGGTCGGCATGCCTTTTATCTATGATAACGGTGGTGGTCGTTACAAAATAGGTAACGATGATTATAACGGAGAATGGATTCAGTTTTTTACCCGCAGTCCCGTTACAAAAACCAGAGGACTGATCAATGTGGTACCCTATGATTTTGAACGTAATCAGACCAATAAGTTAATCTCTTATTTCTCCAATACCCAGCCCTCTGTATATTATCTGAAACCCACAGAAGCTGCGATGAACCGTTATAAAAAGCAATTGCGCTATGATGGTAATACATTAGGAGACCTGTATCGCGGAGAAAACTATACCTACTATATGCAAAATGGTGAATGGGTAATCCGTAAGTTTTCCAGAGATAGAGAAAGTGCTTCAGAGATCTACAAAAACAACGTTCATATTGTCCTTTACAGAGACGCTGATGTTCATTTCTTTATGGTCGAGGCCCTCAATAATCTGGGAAAATTCAAAGAAGCAGAAGCTTTTCTCAATGATGGTATAGAATTATACCTGTCCCGTAATGCAAATAACCTCCAATATCCGCTGAATAATGCTGTATGGAATGTGGCTTTAGCCAAGAATTGGGGAATCCGGCGCCGGGTCAATCTGTCTCCTGTATATCCTGCGGGGCTTTCAAAGGATAACCTGAATACACCTGAGAAGATAGAAGCATATAAGAAAGCAGTAGATGATCTGATCATTGAAGAAACATTAATGGAGAGTGCAGGAGAAGCAAAAGCATATTTTGCAATGATACGTATCGCTTCACGTTGGAATGACCCGGGTATGTTAGCCAACAGAGTGAGCGCAAAATACACCGGAGCATATCAGCAAACCTTTAAACAGCATCTGATGAATCCTGTCAACTGGTTTGTCAACTATCCGTTGTAA